One genomic window of Pseudoxanthomonas sp. includes the following:
- the mgtE gene encoding magnesium transporter gives MPNQAVPMHLTRFSFKTADQAALQLQSFQSLNTADVVERLNRLKPALACATFVGLADDRAIHVLEQPELQRAPALLLALPRARQALLLEGMADDRAADLVQALDLDSQATVLADLATQAPASAHAIQKLMRYRPRTAGSLMTTEYVAVPADWTVGQVLDHVREVERRRETVYAIHVLRPGSDVLQQVVTLRRLITGQAGANILSVAQVNPPVTVSPLTDQQEVARLIRRHDLLSIAVVDEQQRMLGIVTVDDIIDTMMEESTEDAHKFGGLEALDAPYMQIGFWQMIRKRAGWLCALFVGEMLTASAMQHFEGELDKALVLTLFIPLIMSSGGNSGSQATSLLIRALALRELALRDWWRVALRELPTGLLLGAILGVIAIVRVAVWQQAGIYDYGPHWMLVGLTVGAALVGIVTFGSLSGSLLPFLLQRLRFDPASASAPFVATLVDVTGLVIYFSIALAILRGTLL, from the coding sequence ATGCCCAACCAGGCCGTCCCGATGCACCTGACCCGCTTTTCCTTCAAGACCGCCGACCAGGCGGCCCTGCAGCTGCAGTCCTTCCAGTCGCTCAATACCGCCGACGTGGTCGAGCGGCTCAATCGCCTGAAACCCGCGCTGGCCTGTGCCACGTTCGTGGGGTTGGCCGACGACCGCGCCATCCACGTCCTGGAACAGCCCGAACTGCAGCGCGCCCCGGCGTTGCTGCTGGCGTTGCCACGCGCCCGCCAGGCGCTGCTGCTGGAAGGCATGGCCGACGACCGCGCCGCCGACCTGGTCCAGGCGCTGGACCTGGATTCGCAGGCCACGGTGCTGGCCGACCTGGCCACGCAGGCGCCGGCCAGCGCGCACGCGATCCAGAAGCTGATGCGTTACCGGCCGCGCACCGCCGGCAGCCTGATGACCACCGAGTACGTGGCCGTGCCGGCCGACTGGACCGTGGGCCAGGTGCTGGACCACGTGCGCGAAGTCGAACGCAGGCGCGAGACCGTCTACGCCATCCACGTGCTGCGCCCTGGCAGCGATGTGCTGCAGCAGGTAGTGACCCTGCGCCGGCTGATCACCGGGCAGGCCGGGGCCAACATCCTCAGCGTGGCCCAGGTCAATCCGCCGGTGACGGTCTCGCCGCTGACCGACCAGCAGGAAGTCGCGCGGCTGATCCGCCGCCATGACCTGCTGTCGATTGCGGTGGTCGACGAGCAGCAGCGGATGCTGGGCATCGTCACCGTCGACGACATCATCGACACGATGATGGAAGAAAGCACCGAGGACGCGCACAAGTTCGGCGGCCTGGAAGCGCTGGACGCGCCGTACATGCAGATCGGCTTCTGGCAGATGATCCGCAAGCGCGCCGGCTGGCTGTGCGCGCTGTTCGTCGGCGAGATGCTCACCGCCTCGGCCATGCAGCACTTCGAGGGCGAGCTGGACAAGGCGCTGGTGCTGACCCTGTTCATCCCGTTGATCATGAGTTCCGGTGGCAACTCCGGTTCGCAGGCGACTTCGCTGCTGATCCGCGCCCTGGCATTGCGCGAACTCGCCTTGCGTGACTGGTGGCGCGTGGCCCTGCGCGAGCTGCCCACCGGGCTGCTGCTGGGCGCGATCCTGGGCGTGATCGCCATCGTGCGCGTGGCGGTGTGGCAGCAGGCCGGCATCTACGACTACGGCCCGCACTGGATGCTGGTCGGGCTGACGGTGGGCGCGGCGCTGGTGGGGATCGTGACCTTCGGCTCGCTGTCCGGTTCGCTGTTGCCGTTCCTGCTGCAGCGGCTGCGCTTCGATCCGGCCAGTGCCTCGGCACCGTTCGTGGCCACGCTGG